Within Deltaproteobacteria bacterium RIFCSPHIGHO2_02_FULL_44_16, the genomic segment TATTTCACTCCGATTTTTTCATCCTGGAACTCAGCGTTCAAAAGAGGACATCCATTCGGTAAAACTTCATCCACTTCGCGATTTTCTTTATTCCGAAAAAACGCGCGATCAAGCGTTGCAAAAAATACGGATACTCGCTGAACGCTCTGAAATGCCTGCAAGCGAGCGACGCTCTTTAACCGAACAAATACGCGAAAGAATTTCGTTTCCCGGGCTCGATTCTTTTTTTCATCTTTTTCATGAAACCACGTCAACTTTTAACGATTACACGTCGCATGCCACCGTTCTTATCGACGAACCGCATGTGGGCGAAGCGCATACCACTACTTTTCTCACTTCTCTTCGTTCTCTGGTTGAAACTTCACAGAACCGCGAAAGAATTGTTCCGGTAGAAGATCTGTTTCTTCCCTTCTCCGAGCTTATCAAACACTTTTCATCTTCCGAAGAGTTTCTGGAAATCAATACGCTTCGTTCAGCGCCACAAACTCTTTCTCTCGAAGGAAATACTGAGTTGCGTGCGTTGGTTGAAAAAGAAAGTTCAAGCGACCGCATGCTCTCTTCGCTTCGCACAAAAATAAAAACCTGGCTTGCAGAAGAACATCGTATTTTTATTGTTTGTCATACTGACGTGCAGGCTATGCGCTTGGCGGATCTCCTGCAAAGCGATAACTTGACAGCCACACTTCAACATGAACCCATTCTTCCTCTTCTTTCACGATCTTCCCTTCAACTTTCGTTCGTTCTTGGACGCGCCTCAAAAGGATTTCGCTGGTATGATCAAAAACTCATAGTTATTTCTGAAGAAGAACTTTTTGGAACCAAAAAACTTCGACGTGCAACGAGCGCTCCTCCACCTTCAGAACCCTTCACGTCTTTTTCAGAGCTGGCAGAAGGAGACTATCTTGTTCATGAACATCACGGTATCGCGCGTTTTGGCGGACTTGTGCATTTGAGTTTTGGAAAAGAGGTTGGAGATTATCTTCTGCTTTCTTATCTCGGTGATGACAAACTCTATCTTCCTGTCTATCGCATGAATCTTGTTCAACGCTATATCGGAGCCGGAGAGTCATTTCCACTTCTGGATCGACTTGGGGGAACGCGTTGGAAGAGTATTCAAAAGCGAGTGCGGCAAGAGATGCAAAGCATTGCGAAAGAAATTCTGAAAATCGCGGCTGAGCGACAACTTCGCACCGGAACAGCGTTTCCTCCTCCTGACGAGTCTTATGAAGCTTTCAGCGCAGCTTTTCCTTATGATGAAACTCCCGATCAAGAGCGTGCGATTCAAGATGTCATGCGCGATATGGAAACAACACAGCCAATGGACCGACTCATCTGCGGAGATGTCGGATACGGAAAAACAGAAGTTGCCATGCGCGCGGCAATGCGAGCAACCATGGCAGGAAAACAAGTTGCAGTGCTTGTCCCAACGACGATTCTTGCTTTTCAACATTTTGAAACCTTCACGCAGCGTTTTCAAAAAACTCCTGCGACCATTGAAATGATTTCTCGTTTTCGAAGTACAAGAGAACAAATAGAAATTCTGGAAAAAGTGAAAAAAGGGAGTGTCGATATCCTCATCGGCACGCATCGTCTCCTTCAAAAAGATATTGAATTTCGAGACCTCGGTCTTTTGATCGTCGATGAAGAACAACGCTTTGGCGTGCAACATAAAGAACGCCTGAAAAAACTGAAGGCCACGGTGGAAGCGCTCTCTATGTCGGCAACACCCATTCCCCGCACGCTCAATTTTTCTCTAATGGGGATGCGCGATATCAGTATCATTAACACTCCTCCCGCAAATCGACAATCCATCGCAACA encodes:
- a CDS encoding transcription-repair coupling factor, which gives rise to MSSVFKNIFPQENKPIRTINGLYGSARGYVLAKAWEEHPQHTFVVILPTETDAQALLDDVALFLPDKYRQRFFLFPELDVAPYTQMDPDVILQARRLEVMERLLRKEPSLIVASAQAVIRRLPPLSFLGNTIRSIQKGELLKRDSFLEELLELGYEESPLVDERGTLAKRGALVDFWPPHLASPVRLELEDELIISLRFFHPGTQRSKEDIHSVKLHPLRDFLYSEKTRDQALQKIRILAERSEMPASERRSLTEQIRERISFPGLDSFFHLFHETTSTFNDYTSHATVLIDEPHVGEAHTTTFLTSLRSLVETSQNRERIVPVEDLFLPFSELIKHFSSSEEFLEINTLRSAPQTLSLEGNTELRALVEKESSSDRMLSSLRTKIKTWLAEEHRIFIVCHTDVQAMRLADLLQSDNLTATLQHEPILPLLSRSSLQLSFVLGRASKGFRWYDQKLIVISEEELFGTKKLRRATSAPPPSEPFTSFSELAEGDYLVHEHHGIARFGGLVHLSFGKEVGDYLLLSYLGDDKLYLPVYRMNLVQRYIGAGESFPLLDRLGGTRWKSIQKRVRQEMQSIAKEILKIAAERQLRTGTAFPPPDESYEAFSAAFPYDETPDQERAIQDVMRDMETTQPMDRLICGDVGYGKTEVAMRAAMRATMAGKQVAVLVPTTILAFQHFETFTQRFQKTPATIEMISRFRSTREQIEILEKVKKGSVDILIGTHRLLQKDIEFRDLGLLIVDEEQRFGVQHKERLKKLKATVEALSMSATPIPRTLNFSLMGMRDISIINTPPANRQSIATHVAPFDENLIRHAIRQEIARGGQIFFVHNRVETIGSLLRQLKTIVPEARIAMGHGQMNETELEKVMVDFYHHQYDVLLCTTIIESGLDIPNANTIIVHRADMLGLSQLYQLRGRVGRSDRKAYAYLLIPADGTTTAIAKRRLSALARFTALGSGFQIAMHDLEIRGAGNLLGRDQSGHIADVGYELYIKLLERTIRTYRGEKDFSEIDPELHLSMTALLPQNYITDDGARLEMYRRLSNRRTEDEVDMLAEEMIDRFGALPLEVKNLIDVMNIKIFARELRLLSVSFDGTRFNCECDSSTPIDPTIFLKLQSKHQGTLKLVPPNHIHFHPHAEAMESLKSLLRELLSYVTARPS